One genomic region from Quercus robur chromosome 4, dhQueRobu3.1, whole genome shotgun sequence encodes:
- the LOC126723358 gene encoding very-long-chain aldehyde decarbonylase CER1-like isoform X5 — protein MGRIMVRLYVILAPWAIHSTYSFIVKDKSERSLSLFLIFPFLLWRMLHNQIWISLSRYWTAKGKNSIVDKSIEFEQVDRESNWDDQILLSGALFYLGSKTLTQAENLPLWRTDGVIMTILLHSGPVEFLYYWLHRALHHHYLYSRYHSHHHSSIATEPITSVIHPFAEHIAYFALFSIPMLTAILTDTASIASIAGYLTYIDFMNNMGHCNHELIPKWLFSIFPPLKYLMYTPSFHSLHHTQFRTNYSLFMPLYDFVYSTMDKSTDELYEISLKREAELPDVVHLTHLTTPESIYHLRLGFASLASKPFTSKWYFSLIWPVTLWSMMLNWLYGRTFITERYRFNKLRIQSWVIPKYKIQYFLQYQNETINSLIEEAILEAEERGAKVLSLGLLNQEEELNRYGELYAERYPKLNVKVVDGSSLAVAVLLNSIPRGTTQVVLRGKLTKVAYALAFTLCQRGIKVLTILEDEFLKLNKSFNTNSESNLIFSASYSQKIWLVGDGLDEEEQLKAPKETLFIPFSQFPPKKLRKDCYYHSPPAM, from the exons ATGGGCCGTATAATGGTGAGGTTG tacgTGATCCTAGCCCCTTGGGCCATTCATAGCACCTACTCATTCATAGTTAAGGATAAGAGTGAAAGGTCCCTTTCCCTCTTCCTCATATTTCCATTTCTACTATGGAGGATGCTTCACAACCAAATATGGATTAGTCTCTCTCGTTACTGGACTGCCAAAGGCAAGAACTCGATCGTTGACAAGAGTATCGAGTTTGAGCAAGTTGACAGAGAAAGCAATTG GGATGACCAAATATTGTTAAGTGGAGCCTTGTTCTACCTAGGAAGTAAGACATTGACTCAGGCAGAGAACCTACCATTGTGGAGGACAGATGGAGTAATTATGACGATTCTTCTACATTCTGGTCCTGTAGAGTTTCTCTATTATTGGCTCCACAGAGCACTGCACCACCATTATCTTTACTCTCGCTACCATTCCCATCACCATTCTTCAATTGCCACAGAGCCTATAACTT cTGTCATTCATCCATTTGCAGAGCACATAGCATATTTCGCGTTGTTTTCCATACCAATGTTAACAGCAATACTTACTGATACTGCCTCTATTGCATCTATTGCTGGCTACCTTACATATATTGATTTTATGAACAATATGGGTCACTGCAATCATGAGCTCATTCCAAAGTGgctcttttccatctttcctccaCTGAAGTACCTCATGTACACCCCTTC GTTTCACTCTCTGCATCATACACAATTTCGTACCAATTATTCGTTGTTCATGCCACTCTATGACTTTGTATATAGTACCATGGACAAATCTACAGACGAACTATATGAAATTTCACTCAAAAGGGAAGCAGAATTACCAGATGTAGTGCACCTCACTCATCTAACTACGCCTGAGTCCATCTATCATCTCAGACTTGGTTTTGCCTCTTTGGCCTCCAAACCCTTCACATCAAAATGGTACTTTTCATTAATTTGGCCTGTGACATTGTGGTCTATGATGTTAAACTGGTTATATGGCCGTACTTTCATTACTGAGAGATATCGTTTTAATAAACTCAGAATACAAAGTTGGGTCAtaccaaaatacaaaatacaa TACTTTCTGCAATATCAAAATGAGACAATAAATAGCTTAATTGAAGAAGCCATACTGGAAGCAGAGGAAAGAGGTGCTAAAGTGTTAAGCTTAGGTCTCTTGAATCAG GAAGAGGAGCTTAATAGATATGGTGAACTTTATGCTGAGAGATACCCTAAGCTAAATGTGAAGGTCGTAGATGGGAGTAGTCTGGCAGTTGCTGTTCTGCTAAACAGCATTCCCAGAGGAACAACCCAAGTGGTTCTTAGAGGCAAACTCACCAAGGTTGCTTATGCCTTGGCCTTTACCTTATGTCAAAGGGGTATCAAG GTGCTTACAATACTAGAGGATGAGTTTTTGAAGCTAAACAAATCGTTCAACACCAATTCTGAAAGTAATTTGATATTTTCAGCAAGTTATTCTCAAAAG ATTTGGTTAGTGGGAGATGGATTGGATGAGGAAGAACAGTTAAAGGCGCCCAAAGAAACATTATTTATTCCCTTCTCACAATTCCCACCAAAGAAATTGCGCAAAGACTGCTACTACCATAGCCCTCCAGCAATGTGA
- the LOC126723360 gene encoding uncharacterized protein LOC126723360 → MAQQSERDIIRPITIMLDGPTSYHAWSQNMTVFLKGRKLWRYVTGSIPKPVPDPKSKATAAEESSKTAVTTDDYEERLEEWESIQSKILSWFINTSIPSIHNLLPRLETAEAAWKFLADRYNCTNDSSLEFHIESKLYQMRQETGQSISDFYSQTSTMWEQLSAADPPLVCSKDIELFVKYRDRRRFMHFMMGLREDFEPTRASLLSRSPTPSLDAAVKELISEENRRPTYHMTSSDHVLATPSPQPPIVAFTAPPRINSGRPTSQSSKGTHCKFCRARGHDISVCRKLQKFVQEQNKASLPQAAAVCPSDPSVPTGPSLASSLTMADIEAVVQQVLSRTSTALSVTSGSPDGSSAWDRP, encoded by the exons atggctcaacaaagtgaacgagatatcatacgtcctatcaccatcatgttggatggtcctactagctatcatgcatggtctcaAAATATGACCGTCTTTCTCAAGGGTCGTAAACTGTGGAGATAtgtgactggttcaattcctaagccagtaccagaccctaagtccaaagccacagCTGCTGAAGAGTCTTCCAAGACTGCTGTTACAACAGACGATTATGAAGAACGTCTAGAGgaatgggagagtattcagagtaagatcttatcttggtttatcaatacctctattccctccattcataatcttcttcctcgtcttgaaactgctgaggctgcttggaaatttttggccgatcgttataactgcactaatgattcaagtttggagtttcacattgaatcaaagctttatcaaatgcgccaagagacaggtcagtctatttctgatttttattctcagacttctactatgtgggaacaactctctgctgcagatcctccactggtgtgttctaaggacattgagctctttgtcaaatatcgggatcgccgtagatttatgcacttcatgatgggtttacgtgaggattttgagcctactagggcttctctacttagccggtctcctactccttctcttgatgctgcagtaaaggagctcatttctgaggagaatcgtcggcctacttatcacatgacatcatctgatcatgtattggctacaccctcaccacagcctcccattgttgcattcactgCTCCTCCGCGAATAAACTCCGGGCGTCCCACCTCTCAGTCTTCCAAAGGTACTCACTGCAAGTTTTGCCGTGCCAGAGGCCATGACATCTCTGTTTGTCGTAAGCTACAGAAATTTGTGCAAGAGCAGaataaagcttctcttcctcaggcagctgctgtatgtccttcagatccatcggttcctacaggtccatctttggcttcctcacttactatggctgatattgaggcagttgttcaacaggttttatcccgcacttccactgccctttctgtcacctcag gatccccggacgggtcaagtgcttgggacaggccgtaa